The genomic DNA TGGCAACTTCTAGATTTGTACATTCTGAAATGATGAACTCTGGATATAAAGTACATTCATATCAAGTCAGTGCGAGAATCTTGTGACAATGGCATcggtttacattctcaccaggcTGGTCATGACCAGACATTGCTCACACCACCTGGGTCTGGAAGTCAATGTGTGACCATAGCAGGCCTGGCAGACTGTCCCAAGCCATCACGTGGATTTGTTATTACAGCTTGCCTTGTGTATTCTTGATGCAGTTAAGTATGTTGTGGGAACGACGACTTCTTAGACTTAAGACATAGATGGCGTTCCCGGAGCAGCACTGGACCAACAGTGTGGGAAGTGTGACGGCAGGCTGCTCTGTCCCAGGACCGCTCTTCCAGGTGGCCCAGAGATGCCGAGCTCCAGCTCGCCGGACCACAGAAGCAGCTGTGTGGGTGCCAGTCACTCAGTATTACAGGAGCCTGGGAGCCCTCCTCAGCTCATACTTGAGTCCCTCAGCTGCTCTGCCCGGTGACCTGCAGATGTAACACAttcactgcctccctccctcaggaTGCTTGTGGTAGGTAGTTCAGTGACGAAGGCTGTATGATTCACTTGGCCGTCAGGGTGTTGAGTGTGCTGTTCTCTACACAACGAGGAGACTATGCTTCCTCGTACCACTGCCAGGAGAAGTGCCAGCACGCGTGGAGCTCCAGTAGGCCTTGGCCGTGAGGCCCCTGAGTGGAATAGGGTGGGTTGTGCCAAACATGAGTCAGGTTTGgttcaggaagaaaaggaacaaagctgTGCATGAGATGGTTGGTCAAATGGTAACCCGCATCTGCATGTCTAATGCGAAAGCTGCACTCAATCTTGTGGAGTCTGAGAAGGCAGCCGGCATGGCCTGGAGTAGCTAGCACGGCCACCTGTGGGTTTCTTGGTCTGCACAAGGAGGCCCACAGCACTGTGGTGAGCATTGCCCGTGTCGGGTCCTATGTGGAGCCTGACCCACAAAGTAGTTCAGATTTCTGCAAAAGTGAGGTCTGTCTTCACTGCAGTTCCAAGTCACGCTGCTGTGTTTAATGCTTACTTTTCTGTCTGCCCACGGCTAGGGCTTAGCCCAGAATAAATAGTTACTGGGTGTAAGCCATGGCATCACAGAGCTCAGGCCTTCTGTCGCGGGGGAGCTAGGTTACACTGTGGGGTCACCTCAGATGGAAATGTCTCCAAATAACAGTTCTTTCTCGCTCCTTGTCTGACAAGGACAAGAGGGCTGTGCTCCGCGGTGACTGAGGCCCAGACTGATGGAGGAATCCGGCAGAGGCAGAGTTAAGGGTCAAGCACTAGCATTTAGACACTTCCACCTGGAGTGAGATGCCACTCACATTCTTTTGGCTAAAGCAAAGTCACATGTTCACAGCTAACTTCAAAGGggctgaaagaaagaaaccagagacAAAGGTGAACAGCGATGTCTGCTAATTAGTAGGACTAGCCTGGTCATGTCCTGTGGAGTCTGGCTTTACAAGACCTCTTACAGAAGTTGTGTCAAGTTTTAGAAACTGTAAGGTGGTGATCTGTTATACAGAAAACAGCCCTCAGTCTCTGCCCTGGCCCTGAGTGCTCCTGGAAGGAAGCACACAGCTCTCAAAGCTGGCCCTGCCTGGTGCCCCCTCACCCACCAAGAGCTTGCACATCCCCCTGGCTTTGGCTGGAAGCTGGCAGGTCATTTTCTGTAGCTCCTCTGGCAAATCTTAGCCCAGCTATTAGGGAAGGTTGGGACTGACCAGGACATGACACAGGGAGGTGAAAGATTCTGTGGGAGGTCTAAGTGCTGGTTGCGAATGGGGATGATGggcttttatttgtgtgtgtgctgctTTTATGCTGCCACCCTTAAAAAGCCTGCAGTTCAAGGAAAGTCTTTCCTCTGAGTTCATTCACTTAGTGGCAGAGGCACTTCACCCCAGGAAGAGACAGGGTACCCAAGTAACCCTTATAACAACACAAAGTAACAAATCTAACGAAacagaggctggaagaggcaaagaaaaaattttagtgttttattacGAATAGGTTGTTTTAAAGTTCCATACTGCATTCTCAATATAAGGCAACACTGCACAGCTTTAGGTTTCATCACAAAGGATGAAAAACAGGGTTTCTGGCTTCCTTGCTAATTCTCAGCATGGTCGAACACTAAACAGAAGGCGAGGTCAAGTCATTTAGCCCTTCATCGATGGCCTGTTCATTGTTTCAAGTCTTCCAGTAGAAAATCTGTCGTCTGATCTCTTGATTGGGTAGGACTGCCAATTCTCTGCTATTCTGATGTACTTGCTTCATTCCAGAGGGCTGATAGTGCAATTCTGTAGCACTGGTGAGGGGCCTGGACCCACACAGAGCAGAGCACCATGTGGCGGCCGTTAGGGTCACAATGCTCTGGAGTTAAAGGAAGAACATCTGAACTGTGGTATCCGAGACAGGGAGGCGCCTCTATTCATTGATCTCCTCCTCATCGTCTTCAAAAGCTTCCTCACCATCATTGGCCGTGGCTTCTTGATACTGCTGGTACTCGGACACCAGGTCGTTCATGttgctctctgcttctgtgaactCCATCTCATCCATGCCCTCTCCCGTGAACCAGTGCAGGAAAGCCTTGCGCCGGAACATGGCGGAAAACTGCTCCGAGATGCGCTTGAACAGCTCCTGGATGGCCGTGCTGTTGCCGATGAAGGTGGAGGCCATCTTGAGGCCGCGCGGCGGGATGTCGCACACGGCCACCTTGACGTTATTGGGGATCCACTCGACGAAGTAGCTGCTGTTCTTGTTCTGGATGGCCAGCATCTGCTCGTCCACCTCCTTCATGGACATGGGGCCCCGGAAGACGGTGGCCACGGTCAGGTAGCGGCCATGGCGCGGGTCGCACGCCGCCATCATGTTCTTGGCATCGAACATCTGCTGCGTCAGTTCGGGCACGGTGAGCGCGCGGTACTGCTGGCTGCCGCGGGCCGTGAGCGGCGCGAAGCCGGGCATGAAGAAGTGCAGGCGCGGGAAGGGCACCATGTTCACGGCCAGCTTGCGCAGGTCGGCGTTGAGCTGGCCGGGGAAGCGCAGGGACGTGGTGACGCCGCTCATGGTGGCGGACACCAGGTGGTTGAGGTCGCCGTAGGTGGGCGTGGTCAGCTTGAGCGTGCGAAAGCAGATGTCGTAGAGGGCCTCGTTGTCGATGCAGTACGTCTCGTCCGTGTTCTCCACCAGCTGGTGCACCGACAGGGTGGCGTTGTAGGGCTCCACCACCGTGTCCGACACCTTGGGCGAGGGCATGACGCTGAAGGTGTTCATGATCCTGTCGGGGTACTCCTCGCGGATCTTGCTGATGAGCAGCGTGCCCATGCCGGAGCCCGTGCCCCCGCCCAGCGAGTGCGTGAGCTGGAAGCCCTGCAGGCAGTCGCAGTGCTCGCACTCCTTCCTCACCACGTCGAGCACCGAATCCACCAGCTCCGCACCTTCCGTGTAGTGCCCCTTCGCCCAGTTGTTGCCCGCGCCCGTTTGTCCTGGGACAAAGCACAAGAGAGTGGCACACAATTTCAGTAGGGCTgcacgggggggtgggggtgggggtggggggtcggggTGGTGATGCTGTTGTTCACACTTTTAAGACGGTCGGGGGAAAAACACCTCTTTCAGCCCCAAACTCAGTTCCGTGGAAAGCAGCGCTGCAAACAACCTGCGTTGGttcattctcttctgtttctggcAGATACCAAAAGGCTTTACCACCAGGGCTTACCAAAGGCGGAGACCATTTTACTTAAAGGCACTTTCCTTAATCTAATGTACTTGGATCGAGttgggaaaatggaaatattccAATACAACTTTGCCAATACAGTTTCtcaattaaatgttttatatatattttcactggAAAGAATTTTTAGGTTGGAGTTTAGCTTATTCGGGTTATAAAAAATACAAGCCATATACTCTGGCAAGGGCAGTCCTAATTATCAGAGCAATCATCCAAACTGGACtcactttctgaaaaaaaaaaaaaaattataagacttTTTCAATCTAAATCAATACGTTAATACTTCAAGAATtattagacagaaaaaaaaaaaagaaatccgcATGTTACTACCCTGTAAATACGCTGTTATACATACTGTTAACACCCCACTTGCTTTTTTCTATGGGACCTCCAGGCCACCATATTTAGAACTAGTTAccttattaaaaaagagaaaacaggaaaaaaaagaattattagaaAAACCACTGAGAACTAAATTCTAGGGCACACTGTAGGGTAAATTATGAAAAGTAGTCAAGTCAGTGCTTGGTGCTGACTCCTCAGGCTCATGATGAATGTGgtccctttcccccacctccaTGCCTGGTTTTACTCCTCTGATGGATGGTGAGAGATaatattatcaattttatttaaaaaaatttttttttagagagaacacgcaaggtggggaggggcggagggagaggggaagagagaatcccaagcagcgttCACGCCCAGcacgagccccatatggggctcgatcccacgactgtgcAGTCATGACCCgggcagaagtcaagagtcagtcgcttaggGACTGAGCTACCGACGCACCCCTAGAACTATTTAATAATAAACTATAGAAACAAGGCACTGctgtttctcattattttaactGGTAACAAGGCAATGTAATAtatagctaaaattaaaagttatttaagaAGCAAGGAAGGttattaaaaagtgttttgtgTATTTAGTAAGCAGGTGTATTCAAATCTAGTTTCGAAAAGGATCatgtataaaaaatttaaaaacaaatttgttagCATCCTTATCAAACTTTCCCTACGAACGGAATTTCTGAAAAGGACCAGGATGTGCCATGGGAGCTGGCAGGTGATTGGATTGTATCAAGTGGACACAGAAAATGAGAGGAAGAAGAGATACCAAGGCCTGTTTGTCCTTCCGCTCAGAGCTAAGCCAGCGCAGGAATCACACCGTATGGACCTCTGCCCACTTATTCCAAAGATGTTCACCTGATTTTTGTCTCTACCCAGCTGGTGGCAACAATCCACCACCACTGTCCAGAGACCAGCTTCTGTGCTCCGGGTGGGCAGGTCCATACCTGACGCCAGAGACACCAGTGGGGAGCTGAGCCGGGCAGCAGTGACACCACATAGGCTGCCTCCCGGGAGCAGCCCAGTGCTGCATCAGTGAGACAAGCAGGCATTTTGGAGGCACTCACGCACTGTGGGGCCAGGGCCCTCTCACTGAGGTCTGCTGCCAGCCTCCCTGGATTCTGCAGTGTACTGTGGGCGTGGCCTTACACAAGGGCCTACTTTTGGAGGAATGAGTCTTATCGCAAATTTCCTTGAGGTTTCCACAGCTTCTATCAGTGCTAAATACTGTGGGTGTTAAGGGGACGTctgtaaaacaagaaaaacaacccaaatccTGTGATTCTTAAGTAAGTTTAAAATGTGTTGACTACCAGTGACTTGTATCACATACAGAGAGACACCCGCCTTAAATATCTAAAGAAGGCCTACAGATCAGTAAGGAAAAACTTTTAGGAAGATGGGCAAAGGACAGAAACAGTTCACAGGGAAGGAAATTCAAAAAACTTAAATATCTGATGTATTCCTCACAAGGGGAATGCACATGAAAACAAGGAGATTCAGTTTCTTCCCTGTGAAGCTGAAATTGATCAAAAAGCTTGCTGATACTGTTGGCCAGAGTTGGGGGAAGGCCCCTCCACACTGCCAGACTGCGGAGAGGCATAACAGGGACTACCCTCTATGGAGAACAGTTTAGCATATGTATCAGAATTAGTCCCCTTAGACTCAGCAATTTTATTTCTACAAATTTGCCTGGATAGATCCACCCACACACGTGGAAAATGGCATGCAGACAAGTACTCTCCAAGGAGCAGTTTGCaatagtaaagaaaaaaggaaacaaccgaAATACCTTTTAACAGAGGACGTAAATCAGTGATGGTATCTATGTGACAGAATACAATCAGCCATCAGCCCTAGTCCTGCGTATATtgctaaggaggaaaaaaagaacccCGAAGTACCAAATGGTGTATGCAGTTGGCTGTCATTGTATGCGTGTAACAGGTATGTATCTGCTGCTATAGGCACAGAGTGACCGCACAAATCCTGGAGTGCTGCCTCTGGAAAGGAGCCTGGGTGGGCACCAGCTCGGGGTCAGAATGAGACCACGTTTTCACTGTGCGCCCTTTTGCTCCCTTTGAGTCCTGGGCCAAGCAGATGTTTTACCTAGCTagcaaaatgaatattttagacTTTATTAGAACATTTAAAGttgcatttaagaaataaattgaagaaataCACAGCGACCCAGTAACTGTGGTTGTCTCTGAAGGATGGGATAATAGGAGAGTGAACTTTCCACATTCATATTGCTTATAAAAATTTAACGAAACAAACACGTCTCTAATGATAAtcgagagaaaattaaaatatgaaaatgtgccTTTACGGGGAGTTTTAAAAACAGCAGTAAGTGGGGGGATTACTACCTGAGGACACCCATGCAGCAGAAAGGCACGGTGACAGTCACAGGGAATGTCCCCGTTATGTTAATGAACTCCTTAAAAAGCTGCAAAATGGTATGAGTAGCATGATCCCATTTTCTGAAAACCAAATCaactgcctgtgtgtgtgtgcgcatgtgcacgtgtgtgtgcatgtgtatgtgggAAAAGGTCAGGTGGGACACATCTGCACCGTGTACAGCACTAGTTAGCCCCGGGGAATAAAATCTCAGGGTCACTGGCACTAGGGATGAGGGGGATCCAGTTTTACCCTACACCCCTGTGTATTTGAAGAGAAAACTGTGCAGTTTTAACTTTGTGTCGAAAACATGAAACACATTTCAATATTAAGTAGCGATGTGTCCAGGAGGGCAGGACTGCCCATCAGAAGGAGGCGCAGGTGGCCCCTTGCTCGTCTGTCTGGGCCCCACCTCATAAGGGAGATCAGCCACTCACTCCTGTTGCCTTTGCCCTGTCTGGCTGGTCAAAGGCACCAAGATGACAGGCATGGCAGCACCATGTTCCATGTGCCCCACGGGCACGGGGCAAGCCCCTCCATGCTTGCAGCTCATCCCAAGAGCACCGGCCACCTCAGCCCTCCTGGTGGCCACTTCCTCATCCAGGAGGCAACTGCGTTCTCTCTTACAAACACAGATTGTCTGTTTTCCTGCCCAGCTGGCTCAAAAATGGTCGTTGCCTTCCTGTGCCCCCACTAACTGCTGTCCACCTTTCCCCACCCAAGCTAGCAGGCAGCAGTCCGGCCAGACGCACCAGAGGAACCAGGAAGAACAAGGGCGGGGACCCATGCTCGTCCATGGAGCTCAGTCTAGGACTGGCGTACCTTCACgaaggaaagaacatgagtgCAATTGTCAAATTGCTGGAGATGATTTCATTAAAACAGAGTAGAAACCAGCAATCGGCAGCAGGTAGGTGGCTGCAGGCAGACGTGCAATCACAGCAAGTCAAGCTCCCTGAACTTGACTCCTTGTCCAGCTCACACAGCTCACTTGGCTTCCTCAGTATTTACAGCATGATTAGCCACAAGGTTTTCTCTGCTCTTGACAAGAAAGAAGCTAGTgacttctgaaaatattttgccACTGTCTCGTAGCAACAGATGTTCCCAGTTAAATATTTGGGGGTCATGAGTTGAACATGTTCTGTAATGAGATGTTGTGACATTAATCAGTGGCTCGGGACCATAGAACACAAGGCTGCAGGCGGGTGGCAACAGGTCCCCAGGGCTTTCTGAGTCTACCCTCTGGTTTACCTCCTGCTCACACTGGGTGAGGGATTAAGTGCTCCCTGAAGCCCTCTAACCCCGAATCTGGAAGGGAAAGTTGCATGTGCAGAAAGAGGCTTTCTGTTACTCCATTTTCTCCCACAAaactctctctcactgtccctggGCATGACCGCTAATACGACCAGTGATTCATTAAGAAAAAGGGTTTGTTTTTGTCAAGTATATCCATGTGCAAAACTTAAATGCAGATAACTTTCACTTTCAAAGTTATATATTACTTcaagtctgtttttttaaaaccaccccaaaataaatagaaattaaaaaaacaacaccactTCATctatacctagaaatggaatgaCACTGGTTTACTGTAATTTGCCAGctctgaaaaaaaatgagctcTAAAGCTAATGGGGGATGAGCCATTTCCCAAAGACAATTCTACCTCTTTTATTAACTGGAGGGTGACTTAAAAACAACTATTTTGCCAAACAGCATAGTGTGTTTATACGTTGGGGACACTTCTCCATTCCTCCTAACGAGTGTGccattttaacaaaataagaacattcatttaaaaaactcaGAATTCTGAAGTAAAAATAGTGTCAGCTTTAAAAGTTACTATAAAAGCTATTTCACAGCAGtacaatcttaaaaatttttaaatattctgaatcAAAATTAAGGATGCATATTctaacaaagaagcaaagatatCAAACAATCCTGGAGACAATTTAAATGCAAAATGTCATTTCTAACATTCTTGAAGGTTTGTAAGGACAGTGAATTAGATCATTAGCTGGTCATCGTAGTTCTGTGTTAATTTGTTCTTAATCTTTTTTGTCCCACTTACTGACAGCTAGAGAGACAAGACCAGACCTTCTTAGGCTCTCTCAGTCTTCAGTTCAAATACATTAGGCCAAAGAAAACCTCCACGATCAATGAAGCTGCTGCCATGAGAAACCAGCTTCCCACGACTTCAATAGTTTGAATCAGTTTCAAAAAGACTCTAAAAGTTCAACAGGTCCTGGCTGCACGGGAGTGATGGCCAAAGGGAGGCCTGACCCTGACCGGACATCTGGGTTGGGTGGGGGGCAAGTGAGCCAGAGAAGGTGGTTGGTCTCCTGAGTCCTATCAGAAACCTCCAGAAAGTGCATAAACAAGAGCCATGCCTCATCCATGCCAACATTTTTCTCATGACAGACTTAAGGCATGTAAAAGCATATGAAGCATAATAAATACCTACACCAcccattttaagaaataaaacataccaaTGTTACACAAAGCCCAATGTAACAAGTATAAGTTTGACATCTTAAATTTAAACAATGTAAAActggataatttttttctattttccctcaAGAAGcaataaggtgtgtgtgtgtgtgtgtgtgtgtgtgtgtgtgtttcagttaACCACCCGTCCCTATGGGAACAGGGTTTACTGAGTTGTATTTTAATATTGGGTTTTCAGGTTTCTTTATGTGTCAATCCTGTTTACGTGAGTGtaagtttctcttttcttaaactGACAATCTgtgcaatttaatttttttttttttttcaacatttttaatttttttatttttgggacagagagagacagagcatgaacgggggaggggcagagagagagggagacacagaatcggaaacaggctccaggctctgagccatcagcccagagcctgacgcggggctcgaactcacggaccgtgagatcgtgacctggctgaagtcggacgcttaaccgactgcgccacccaggcgccccattatacAGACTCTCCAAATTCAGagatctttttccatttcctataAAGGAGTTTCAATTATATTGCTCAGAGACCCTCAGTTGATACATTTCTCAGGCAAAAGCAGAGCAAAAATTGTGCTCTCAAACACTGCTAGTGGCATTAACCCATTTAAAGCAATATATATAATGGGCTTAAATACGTTCAAATAGGCTCTGACCCAATAACTTTGCTTTTGAGGATCTATTCTGTGATCAGAGTTAGAAACACAGACCAATTTATGTGAACCAAGATGCAAATATCCAGATTCTAtattactatattcttttttttttttttttaattctacatccAAGGCAGGCCTTGAACTCgctaccctgagatcaaaagtcgcatgctccactgactgagccagaatactatattcttcctttctttaacattttatttatttttgagagacagagagagtgtgtgagcagggaaggggcagagagagaaggagacaaagaatccagagcaggttccaggctctgagctgtcagcacagagcctgatgcgggcccgaatccacgatccgtgagatcatgacctgagctgaagtcggacactcaaccgactgagccacccaagccccttACTATATTCTTTCTTAGAGCAAAATTAGGTAAGAAGTGACTCCCTGATTATTGGCCATTATGAAATAATTACACATTATGTAACTATTAAGAATTatcaattttaaaatcataaaattttatgatttttttactCTAGTTCTTGGTTTTTAATAATGTGGTTCTTTATTAGCGTTCGTTGAAAAAggcaaagtaaaaattaaaaaaaaaacaaatacaaataatgtaGAAGGAAGGGGgatctcctttttaaaagagTGGTATATTCCCTTTTATGACGACGACCACCGTGTCCTTTACTGGGCTTCCTGTTTTGAATTTAGTTGCCAGAAACCTATAGCTTAAATGAATTCTCAGCCGCAAGTGAATGAATTCTCACAGTTCACTCTGTGTTTTAAATGGCcacactttggggcacctggatggctcagttggttaagcatctgactttagctcaggtcatgatctcacggtatgtgagttcgagccccacctcgggctctttgctgacagctcagagcctggagctgcttcagattctgtgtctccctctctctgcccctcctccactcgcactctgtctctcaaaaataaataaatggtagaaaataaataactggTCACATTTTAAAGCTGTCTTTATGCGGTTTCATACCCTTCCTAGAAGCAGGAAAGCCATGTATTTTACATACATAAAACTTTaccatatttttacatattcagACTCACAGACTCATGTATTTGCTTCTACTGTGCACAAGCTTCAGGAAGGGCACCTTCGAGGTCATCAGCAGGAGCCGGCCTCCTGGGAGGGAACTGAGTGGACGGAGGAGTGAGAGACAAGCTTTCCACTGTATATGCCTTCAGTTCTTTTGAATTTCCTACCATGTACTGCCCATCAAAAGAGTAGTAGAGGTGACCCTTGAACTACACATgcttgaactgcatgggtccacttatgcACAGGTTCTTTTTGATACATAAGTACAGTACtgtaaaagtattttctcttccttatgattttttttaaaattttttttaacgtttgtttatttttgagacagagacagagcatgaacgggggagggtcagagagagagagagacacagaatctgaaacaggctccaggctctgagctgtcagcacagagcctgatgcggagctcgaactcacagaccgagagatcatcacctgagcggaagtcggatgcttaaccgactaaggcacccaggcgcccctcttccttatgattttcttaataacattttcttttctttagcttgctttattgtaaaaatacactACAGAATACACACAacttacaaaatatgtgttaatcgactgctTATATAGTCGCTAAGACTTCCAGTCAACcgtagttaagtttggggagaGTAAAAAATTGTAAGTAAACTTTTGACATGCAGGGTGTCAGCACCCCTTAACCTCTGcatttttcaagggtcaactatatactTTTCTTGATGAATTCTATTAATTTTGTTTGGTAACACTTACTGAGACTGAGGCAGATTCAGCCAACTGTAATTCAGGTTTGAGAAACCTTAGCTATCCTCCTGAATATATTacatattccacatcttctttacacacacacacacacacacacacacacacacacactccttgccatttgcaatgacgtggttggaactagaatgtatcatgctaagcgaggtaagtcaatcagagaaagacaccatatgatttcactcatatgtggaatttaagaaaaaaacagatgaacatatgggaagggagtaagagaagagagggaaacaagccacaagagactcttaacaatagagaataaACTGTGGATTGatagagggaggggtggaggatgggctagatggttgatgggtactaaggaggcacttgtaatgagcactgggtattgtaggtaagtgatgaatcactgaattccactcCTGGAACCAATATTGCACAGGATGttaactaaaatgtaaataataaaaaaaaaagacaacttagCTATCCTCTCAGATTCTTACCAGAAATTAATTGAAACTTTAAGGGAAGAAACCAAGCAGAATTCTCTGTGGGGGTGTAGTTCTGTGCAGGTGGCAGGCACAGGCTATTGCT from Prionailurus viverrinus isolate Anna chromosome D3, UM_Priviv_1.0, whole genome shotgun sequence includes the following:
- the TUBB6 gene encoding tubulin beta-6 chain isoform X1 — translated: MREIVHIQAGQCGNQIGTKFWEVISDEHGIDPAGGYVGDSALQLERINVYYNESSSQKYVPRAALVDLEPGTMDSVRSGPFGQLFRPDNFIFGQTGAGNNWAKGHYTEGAELVDSVLDVVRKECEHCDCLQGFQLTHSLGGGTGSGMGTLLISKIREEYPDRIMNTFSVMPSPKVSDTVVEPYNATLSVHQLVENTDETYCIDNEALYDICFRTLKLTTPTYGDLNHLVSATMSGVTTSLRFPGQLNADLRKLAVNMVPFPRLHFFMPGFAPLTARGSQQYRALTVPELTQQMFDAKNMMAACDPRHGRYLTVATVFRGPMSMKEVDEQMLAIQNKNSSYFVEWIPNNVKVAVCDIPPRGLKMASTFIGNSTAIQELFKRISEQFSAMFRRKAFLHWFTGEGMDEMEFTEAESNMNDLVSEYQQYQEATANDGEEAFEDDEEEINE
- the TUBB6 gene encoding tubulin beta-6 chain isoform X3 — translated: MGTLLISKIREEYPDRIMNTFSVMPSPKVSDTVVEPYNATLSVHQLVENTDETYCIDNEALYDICFRTLKLTTPTYGDLNHLVSATMSGVTTSLRFPGQLNADLRKLAVNMVPFPRLHFFMPGFAPLTARGSQQYRALTVPELTQQMFDAKNMMAACDPRHGRYLTVATVFRGPMSMKEVDEQMLAIQNKNSSYFVEWIPNNVKVAVCDIPPRGLKMASTFIGNSTAIQELFKRISEQFSAMFRRKAFLHWFTGEGMDEMEFTEAESNMNDLVSEYQQYQEATANDGEEAFEDDEEEINE
- the TUBB6 gene encoding tubulin beta-6 chain isoform X2; translation: MDSVRSGPFGQLFRPDNFIFGQTGAGNNWAKGHYTEGAELVDSVLDVVRKECEHCDCLQGFQLTHSLGGGTGSGMGTLLISKIREEYPDRIMNTFSVMPSPKVSDTVVEPYNATLSVHQLVENTDETYCIDNEALYDICFRTLKLTTPTYGDLNHLVSATMSGVTTSLRFPGQLNADLRKLAVNMVPFPRLHFFMPGFAPLTARGSQQYRALTVPELTQQMFDAKNMMAACDPRHGRYLTVATVFRGPMSMKEVDEQMLAIQNKNSSYFVEWIPNNVKVAVCDIPPRGLKMASTFIGNSTAIQELFKRISEQFSAMFRRKAFLHWFTGEGMDEMEFTEAESNMNDLVSEYQQYQEATANDGEEAFEDDEEEINE